The following nucleotide sequence is from Hevea brasiliensis isolate MT/VB/25A 57/8 chromosome 7, ASM3005281v1, whole genome shotgun sequence.
ATATCATTGGGACTAAACTGTATCTCAGTGTCATTAAGGCATTCAGCAAGCCACCCCTCAGATGACTGATCCAGGACCTCATAACAGGAGGCGGACACGTCTGCTTAAGCATATGACATCGTTATTAGTTTATTACAAATCCTACAGCAAGTATTGAGGTAAAATCGGATACTCCAAGTTCAATGGGTTTCAGCACAGAGTCTTGCACAAGACAAACCTGAAAACCCCTGAGCCCACTCTGACGCTTGAGGTAAAACTTCATCAAGTGAGTCCTCCCTCTCCTAAACATAGAACCAAAGACATTTATCGCAGAAATATCAAGAGCTAATCCATTCTCATAAGTACAGTACACACTTTGGTACTCTATCAATAATGTAGGACAAGATGAAATATATGGGCTAAAATGTTTGATGGACCAAAGGCAGAGTTAAGCTAGTTAAAGAAAACTGCATTATGCCCAATAATGTTCCATTTTAAAGCTCCACATCTCAACTGCACAATTAAATATCTACAACATCTAGATATCACATATAACAAAATTGGCTTGCATACACATGATGTGTATAAAAGGTTTTTTAAGCTTGTATGAgcacaaaattaaaatttcacagATAGCCTATTCTCTATCATACAGGCCATAACAAGAACCTTTAGATTATGTAAGTCTCAGAAAATTAAAGGGATATCTAGTATTTACATTTGATAGAAACATAGACGACATCTCTTCATTGCAAAAGTGGGAATCTACAGCTTGAGTATCAAACTGTAACATTCGGCGTCTCTTTAACTGTGAAGAAGTTTCTTTGTGTTCATCTGGTTCCTTGTGCATGTTATCTGAAATACATTCTTTCTGATTAGATGACAACAGGCAACTTACACCTAGTCAAAGCAGAAAAAGATAACAATTaatacaaacaaaaaaaaaaaaagaataaagccATACCACTATGATTAACATGATAAGCCAAATCCCCACAAGCCTTAATTGGGGTTGTTTCATCTAACATGTAAGAGAGATCTTCCTCATTCAAAGTCACTTCATTCCATAAACATTGAGATTCGTCTGCTGAGAACAAAAACACCACCCACACATCAGCAACTCCATTGGTTTTTTTTGCCTCACTCGGCCCAATCACTAGCTTGAGTGATGCATTTTTCACTTCCAATCAAATTAGAAACCATGCAACAAAACAACTTACCATAACTGGAATCCTTTTGAAGACAATATTCCTCCCCTTGCCAATCCCAATGTCCCCCATTGCCACTTCATAAAATGAGAAAGGAATTAGGAATATTAGGCTTATCAACACACATCTCTAAAGCCTAACAAGTAAAAGACAATcataaaattcaaaattcaaaccCGAAGAAACAAGGAACGCAATCCTGAGATGATGAATGGATGATAAATCTCATGCTTAGAATTAGGTTCCTTACTGCATTTTACTAACTTCAGCTTAAGTCAACCTCAGGTCAATATAATGATTCAAGAAGTAAAAGGAAAACAAAATCACAGATTTCCCAAACAAAATCAATCAGAAATGGATCATCATCAGCAACAAATTGCATATGGGAAAACTAAAATCGGCTCATTGCATCCAATTTTTTAGCCCAAAGCAAGCATCAAATGCAGGGTAAAGGGCCATTTCGATTGTTTGGATTTAAGCAAAGATAAGAACGTTAGACCACAACATATGTTTAGACAATTTCCTATTCCTAAATAAATTGCCAAAACGGATAAGAAAATAGAAAAGCAGAAAGGAAAAGGGGAAAGAAAACAGAATGGCTAACCAATTTGTTCAGAGCCCACATACTCATCATCATCATATTATCCTCAAACAGTGCAAGATAAATCCAGCAAAACCAACaaacaaaaagaagtaaaaaaaaaaagcaaattgaTATTCACAAAACTAGTATAAATGCAGACCAAAGCAATCTCAtagaataaattttttaaaataaatgcaGGTTAATGAAAACCCATTAAAAAAATAGcagttggagaaaaaaaaaatctacagaAGTGAAGACCAGTTTGAGAAAAATTTACCTGTTATTGTTGTAATCCATCTAAATATCCCAACAAATGCAGACTTAGTAATCAAAGTCTACTCTCTCTCCACTTTAGCATCAGAAAATAGCCGTTCTTAGTCCAGATCCATTTTCTCAGTTTTCTCTCCGCATTGCTACCCAAATAAACaacatatatatacacacacggaCAGACAGAGAAAGTTTAGTGACTGTGCTTTGCTTGAGATATGTGCTCTCTCAGAGATATCAGAGATATCTACCCTTTGTTTTATTAGTGCCTTTTATTTAACATTAATTCTAGGCATCCCTCTTATGGACTTTTacatatgagagagagagaggaggacaCAACAGGACTTTTTTACatatgagagagagagacagagagagagaggaggaccACAACAGGACTGGACCCCTCCCCGAGTCCGTTACTCGTGGATTATCTTtccttaattatttattaattttcatataaTCAAGACTTTCCTTCCATAAATTATTGGCTTTCTCTTTCACTCTCCCTCTTCACGCGTGGTTTAACGGTCCAATTGTAGATCGAAAAGTATCAATAATTTTCAGCGGTTTGGAAGTGCGCCGGACTGGGAGCGTGTATGCTGTTTGATATGGTTGAACGTGACATTGCCCTGTATTTTTTCTTCTTCAGTTCTTCGTTAGTGGGGTCGACTCGACACTCGACAGGACTTTCTGATGCGAGAATGCTGGGCCTGGATTAGGGCATGGGCTGCTCTTTTTCCTTTCATTTTGAAAGTTGGGAtactattgaaattattattgaaaaaattattattttaaatatattaattataaaataataaaaattaaatttaattaattttaattataaaaaaattaaaataatagaataattttttaattattttttaataatatttaaaataatatttttattcagaaaaataatTTTCGTCTATAAAACTCATtatcaaatatattaaaaattaattttaaattttaacgaaaaaaatttaatagtacttataatttttaaaatgtttcgtaagtaaattataaaaaaaataaaattaagataatCCTATGATAGAGAGTATCATAGAGCGTGAATGACACACAATGAGATAATGAGTTGTTAAAAAATActaacatgaaatatatatatatatatatatatataaagctcaACAATAAAAAAGGTTCTCCTTTCATCAAAGTTTTATCTTTTGGGGATTTATAAACCTGAATgagttctttttcttcttttgatCTCCAGTAGATTCTTTTCCCTTAGCTTTGCATTGTAAAAATTTATATCTCACTTACCCTTCAATCCCTTTCTTCGAATAAAGAAGGAAAACACTTCACCCCCATTTTTCACATCTCAAGTTCTCTTTCCATGCTTGTATAAACTCCCACCAATGCCAGTACTAATCCAACCAGGCTTGATACAAGGGCACAGACGCTTCTTTTTCAAACAAATTGCCAATAAATTGGAGAACCAACATGAGATTACATATGAATTAGCATCCTTATCATCGTTTTTCATCCAAATTGGCTCAAATTTCACTAGTTTCCATGAAGATGTTATGCTAGACAATTAAAACACAGTTGAGAGTCATACGcccaatttcatttcctccaaTTAATTAAAACATTGTTGGGTTATTATACTACAACCCTCAAAATGGTATCTATGGGCGAGTAATCCACTAACAGATAAAGATATCCGGATAAAAGTCGAGCTACCATATGCAGCTCGAACACTCACTCTAGCTGTCCAAGTAACAATGCTCGCACATTATATCCCTAATTACTCGAAATATTTACTAAGAGATAAGATCCTGTGATTCTCGTCATATTTACAGTTTTAACATCCATAAGAATTTCATGCAAATTGGACTTCAAGTCCTATTCTATTACTAATTCTTAATCCTAGCAAGAATATAAGTCAAAACCAATATAAAAGCCACCAAGCATGCATATCTAACCTAGTTGCGTTTTCATTTTCTAACAATTaagttctcaataataaattaagtaTCAAGTGGTGGTCAACTAACCTATCTAGTATTTTCTATTGGTCAATTAACCCATTCTCTGTTGTTATCTTGCAGGTCTAATCTCTAAGATCTATCAACCATTCTCGCAGACGAGAAAAACAACAAGAAGTTATTTGCTCTCTTGGTTAGATAAGTTTTCCATGAGTTATGAACTTCTCGGAAGAAGACCAGGATGGTTAGTTGAGGTGGGCAACGTGAGCCGTGGTTGCAACTTCCCACAAGTTTTTCGTTATTCTTGGAGAAGGATTTGAGTTGGTGGAGTGAGTAAATATGTTGCTGGGAAAATTGTGGGTGTAAACCTAATCATTGATAATTTGAATAAGTATATGATTATGTGGAGAGAGTTTAGattaggcaatttggttctgtgATATTGTGGGATAAAAAATTAGGGAATTTAGAGATTTAGGTTAAAGAAGCTGTGCTTTGggtcattttataagttaaattatTTTACTATATTTTGTTCTGTTTTTTATCCATGCCAGATCCAACAATGCATGTCAGCACGATTATATTTCTGACTATTTGGTCTCAAGTTCGCAAGGTTATTTTAGTTATAATTTTCTGTAATGGAATGTTTTAAAAATATAGTGTgccattatatttttttataaattttaagagTGAATTTATACAtttgatattttttaaaatatgttttaataatatatattaaaagtttgaaagcatCTTTTGACCTTTGACTATTTCTTGAAAAGTCACTTGgcgtctttatttttagggtctgttttgttaaaatgaaaattagaaaaaggaaaagaaaatgaaattgtaaagaaaataaaatccctatataaaagaaaaatattaatttttttatgtatcTTTTTCATATGAAAAAGAAAGTGACAGaagtgatttatttatttttcatattttgatAAAATGAAAGGTGACAAGGGAAatgtattatatttttattattattattatgccaTAAAGGGAAAATATAAAAAGATTAACACTGTTTCTACTCTTTTCCAACAAAAAGAAAATGGCTCAAAATgtttcatattttttttctttcctcttttcCTTCTACCCAAACAGgggaattgaaattttaattttttttttcttctaacaaaataaggaaattattcttttttttttttccttcccttataatttttctttcccttttccttattaaaaaaaaaaggacattAATTATATCTCATTTTACacctaaattttataaaaatatattatttaacctCTATATTAGCAAATGGGCAAATGTAACTCACATGTACTTTGACTTTTcaattaaatacaaaaaaattatgattctagaCGTGAATCACAGAGCTGGTATCATAAAGAGCACGAGACATTTGAGATTTGCCACCAAGATCTATAAAATGGCATCAATGGCTACAGAGACACTATGAAAAGGTAAAACATAATAATCAAACTACGTTTTACAATCATAGCCACCATCTTTATTCTATTGCTTGAGTCTACCAACTCTATCAACTCTCTAACTTAAGCATGGGAGTGGTTACTATTAAATTGGTGACCTCACTTTTTCTTTTGTACACAATTTATAGACTTTCTAACAAAAGGATGTAGTCACAGTTACTACGTAAATTTTTATATTGTTTTGACACGTAGAATATTTGAATCTCTATGTATAAAGAGTCCTTTATGGAGCATAGCTATTAAATGGATAATTATTTTAGTAGATGAATAAGATCATTTTTCGTACGATTTCGTACAAAGAAATTTTATATCTCTTtgtaaatcataattttcaaattaCATATGGTATTTTCTTATATACAGTGATgaatatatgtaaaaattttatgttgtttAAGTGTAATTATCTcatgaaaatattataaattacaaCTATTATCAAAATTAGGATTAGAAATACGGAAGTATTAAAGATACAAATTATAAAaacttataaataataattaagtaTATTTGATAGAAATTATAAGATATGAAATAttgtaattatttatatattatgttaTATCATGttcttttttatataaatttgacaGTTCGTTAATAAGATGAGTACATCATAATATTCTCATaagataaaaagaataaaaatatagataattaaaatattatgttcAAATATGATATAGATATAATAGAATAACCTTCCGAATAGTAACTGATCTCTTTTTATTTTAGACGAATAATGAAATCTTTTACGATACTGTCCTTTTGAGATGTTGATACCTTTGTGCCCTACAAAAGATATTAAATCACTAAAAGTCAATAAAGAATAGGCCACACTACCAGTTTCATTGATAGAATATCATTACCATACTTAAGTTTTCAACTAAAAGAAATCAACAATTTATGTTATATTTCGAATTGTCAAATTACctattcaaatattaaaaaaataaaaataaaaataaaacctaGCTAACGGCAGAAAAATTAATCCCAATAGAGAAATACGACTTCAATAGTAGGAAGAAAATCTCATATATGTTTTTAAAGGAGAAAAACTTAAAGAGAGAAactcaaatttattttaaataaatacagaTATGagagtttattaaaaaaataataaaagaaaaaggagAGATGATTTAGAGATAGTTAATAGTAAAAAATTACTGttactattaaaaaaaaagaaacgtGAAAGTGAAAATAattagaaagaaagaagaaagagaaaataaataaaataaaattaaaagaaccgTAAATACCAATTAATACTCCATTTAATTTCTTCTAATTAGGACATGATTGatctttttaatttgtaattctAAATTAAATTAACATTGGCTCCATTTCTTAGATCAAACTAGAATTAAAAATTGATAATTATTGTGATTTTGCAGAAAGGAATCCACATATACCATAATATTGTCGTCACTGGGACGCCAACCTCGCACCCAACGGCATAATAATGAAAAATATCTAAtagctttctttttatttatttatttaaaaataatatattattatttaatctttaaatattatcattatttactaattaatatatttaatattattttcatgAGTCAgttattacattttgaaaattactttaattagtaattttgtcAACTAAATACTTCCTCGGTCCAATAattattaactaattaatctaTCTAATATTAGTGTGAATTATTATTTTCACGAgtcaattattatattttaaaatttactttaattaataattttgtcAACTAAATAGTTCATCTATTCAATTTTAGttgtcatatatataaataatatagtcTCTGTCCATCTATCTTGTGTTTCTTTTATATATTAGGAATTATTGAATTCATAATAAATTGAtactctaaaattaaaaaaacggtccaatttattttgaatttaatttttttacaataattatgaaaataaatttaattaaaattataaattatataaaataaatgatatgttttaatttatgaaagattttttttatacataatttgAGTATGATGAAATTATTGCAAGACAAAGATtctaataatagcaatgaaattatGAGAAAAAagttactaaaattttaaattgatgaaaaaataTGTTGctagacttttttttttatataatcttattcaataatttaaattttaaagaaaataatatggaaatggagaaataattattgggaTATATCATGGTGGAATTAAATTCCTGAATTaattaatgtaatttaataaaatataagaactTACTTATAAATAATTTCAATTCGCATAGACTAAACAATACCTTTTATTGAGCATATATTAAtgacaaatttataattttttaattggaAGGACCTATTAATTATTAGGTTattcaaatataaaaattaatgacatacttaaataataataattaaaaaaacaaaggaacaaattcacaatttctttatttgaaatctaaaatttttgaaaaattttaatttaatttattattatttagttaaTTCTCacatttaaaatgaaataatttaattatttttaattaaaaaaatttatttttaaagaaatataaataaatataattatgtgagaatttatttaattttttttaatattttattttaaaaaaattaatatatttttttaaaattaatatataaaataaattatatgatatattcaaTGCATTAAAAAGCGATAaacgttcttcctcatatgtatcATACGATTTgaacaagatttttttttttttctctaaatccATCCATGAATATGACTTTTTCAACATTTGTGGATACTATAAAGTAAAAACACATaatgaaattgaaatattttatctcaaaaatcaatataattagaTGTTGAAAACTATAGAGTTAAACAAAGGAAAAACATATGAAAAAGGGATTTGAAGATGAAGAGGAAAAGGATAAGGTTCTTATTTAATTGTACATTTTAATAATGGTGACAAATTGCTTCAATGAAAGGAAAATGATAATTAATGGGCTATAATTATCACATTCGAAAAACCTTattttttgtaataaaaaaactaattaattaagtttattaattaatatttaatataattaaattctaCAAAGTTCCAATGTCGGATAACAATTGATTTTACTTGGGGTCCACAGATAGAGTAAAAATGAAACATATGGGTTAATGTTAGAattgattaaaaataataataaaaaaaaagcccCCACGCACGAATGGTTTAGCGGAGGCTTGCTCATGCTGCGAGATCTGAGCCTGGTGCGAATCCACCGAACAGCGTTGTGTGGAACGAACTACCTGCTTTCCTTTTCTTTCTGCTTCTCTGCTAAACTGCGAACAAGGAAGCTGAACTCAAGCTGAATTTCTTAGAGATTCGGGAATAGTTTCatccatttcattcaatttaTGTTTTTTCCTTTGAGAGATTAGTAGATCGAATCTCGAAGAAGATGAATATATTCAGATTAGCAGGTGATATGACTCACCTTGCCAGCGTTCTCGTATTGCTCCTCAAGATCCACACCATCAAATCCTGCGCTGGTACTCCCTCccttctcttttcttctttatttttgcgCATAAAATGTTCTTTCAAAATGAAAATTTGGTGTGAAAATGTATCGgagatttcattttattttctgtaTATATACGTGGGTATTGTTGTACCATTGAGTTTGATTATATTGTTAATTTGATTGTTATGAATAGTGGGAGAAATGTGAGAAAGCATACCATTACTAACTTAAGTTAAGGCTGCCCACTTGAGGGTCTGTTATAATATTTGTGTACACTAAGCCCATTTGTTCTGAGCAATCAAGAAAATCACCAAGCGCAGCATTGCTTTAAAACCCAGAATGACAAGTGCACTAAGATTTTTGTGGGTTCATCACTTGATTTCCCATGCAAATAGAGACAAAAAAAAGTTGTTGTAAATGTAGATTGTAATGTCTTTTCACTTAATTCAACCTAGATCCATGATATATAGTTTATTCCTCTCACATAAACGTAaagaaactaaaataaaatactgaATGATCTCAAAGTGTTTTTGTTCCCTGAAGTGTCTTCTTATCTTCTAAATACGTCTATAGTACCCTTTTCCAACTTTACAAGcattcagattttttttttgtttgtttgtttACACTTCTTATACTTCCACTGGGCAATACATGACAAAGTAATTTGCCAGTCCTAAAAATACATGCTAACTCTAACAATATCCACCTTGGTGATAATGTTTTTCCATTCCAATAAAAAAAATGGCCTTGTTGGACAACAAGGTCTTTCATTCTTTCTCaaaaagtgaaattgcttttTCATTAAAGCTTCTCCAAAATGAAGTGTGAATAACCACCCAAAACGCTTGTTGAATTTCAAAGAAAACCACTCTGATACTGGTTGTTGGAAAATAATtactagttgtattttatttcatttattagAACCCTTGGTGTTCCATTTTATCAAAttatttgttttttaattttgattgtgCTATGTTTTATGCAGGCATTTCTTTGAAGACTCAAGAACTCTATGCTATTGTTTTTGCTACTCGCTATTTGGATATATTTACAGATTTCATTTCCCTCTACAATACTACCATGAAGCTAATATTTTTAGGAAGTTCATTTTCAATTGTTTGGTACATGAGGAACCACAAGATTGTCAATAGGTCTTATGATAAAGCTCAGGACACCTTCCGTCATTATTTCCTTATATTGCCTTGCTTACTCTTGGCCCTTGTTGTTAATGAGAAATTCACATTTAAGGAGGTTTGTTtgcttcatattttatattttattaattcttTTTTCTAGTGATAACTGTGCATACCTTTGCACAGTCTATTTTTGAGCTACTTGACTAAATGTGCAAAAAGTTTTCAACTTCAAATGAGAAAGGTAGCTTTGCCTTCTTTCCCTGCTTTTCACTTTCTTATATGCTTCACAAAAAAATTGATTAGGTGATGTGGACATTTTCCATATATTTAGAAGCTGTTGCCATACTTCCTCAGCTTGTGCTGTTACAAAGAACTAGAAATATCGACAACTTGACGGGGCAATATGTATTTCTTCTTGGGTAAGCTACCATTTCAGATTTAGTGGATTGTTAATATTAAAATCCTACATTTTCAATGACAGCATATTGTGGTATAATGCATTTGTTAAGATGGTTTCTTTGATGTCAGAACCACATGATTTCACTCCTTATTATTTACCGAGTCATTATTTCTTGTCAATATCCTTTTTTGTTTTCTATTTTCAAATAATAATGTAGATATTCTTTATGGGATTTATATGTAATTGAAATTCCAGCTAACTGTGGTTGCACTGCTCCTTTAGATATAAAATAGTTGGGAAagcatatatataaaattttatcatgTAATAAGACTACTGTTTGTTACTTCCTTGAATTACTATTTGGAAGTTCTGtgctaaaatgaaaaataaaaaaaatttcttttttttttaatagcctTAAGTGTCATATAATTATGTATGTGCATATGTGATTAGTTGTCAAGTAGCTATGTTCTTAATCTTAGATGCTTAAGAAAAAGGTTAATATGTAAATTTTTCTTTTGATCTTTTCCTTATTGCAGTGCATACCGAGCCCTATACATTCTCAATTGGATTTATCGCTACTTCACTGAGACACACTATACCCATTGGATAAGTATGAACTCTCTTTCTGTCTTTCCATGCGTGTGTGCATGTCTCCTCTCTCTGCCTCTCTTAAAGCATACACATATGCATGCATATGGGAATGGCTGTTGTCAAGAAATCTGGGTATTGATCTTGCATTTCCGTGTTATGAGTTTGGGGGAAGAGCAAGAGCTATAGAACATATAGTGTCTCAAATGAGTGAAAAGAAGGAAGTTCTTTTTTGATATCCCAAATGTTTTTCTTCTTGGAGTTTAGGACggcaaaaaattagaaaaaaaaaagcccAGTTGATTTGTATCTGTGTTTAGGCTTGTTATAGTGCCAAGCTCATGTTGAACTACACATAACAATTAATCATAGTTGTTAAAGGCATGCCTCATGGTTGAGGTTAAAAAAGCACTTGGTCTAGTGCCTTTATAATGGTTAGGCAACCTAACCAATGCACGCATCTCTTATTATGCACAATGCAACAGTAATGTGCCTTTGATTTGCCAACGTCTATTTTTTCTGTTCACTTTTTGTTATTTAATCTAAACTATTGATTGAAGGTTGGGtatataataaaatgaaaataatacagagagagagagagagagagagagagagagagagaattaaaAAAACagagaattaaataataaaatggcAATGCTCTGACTGGGGTCCCCCCTTTTCTCCCAAATTATCCTTTGTTCTCCAATTAGGCTGTCTATTTTTTGCTTCTGCATTTCCTTTTCGTGAATCTCCTCTCTATCTCTTCCCTagtcttatctttttttttttttttttttttttaatccctcCATCCTCTCCTTCTTTCTATATTACTCTCTCTTGTATTTTCCTTAtgcatttcttcttctactaagaAACCTAGAATACTTTTCCTTCATGGGGTGATAAAAGCTTCCTTGTtgtttcaaatatggattttaatatttttgttcTCTAATTTTTTTAGTCCTTCGCCTTGATATGAAATATGGATTCTAGACATTATAGCTATAATAATTCCATTGTAAGAGCTCCTACATGGAACATGAATGTTAAATTCTAAAGAATGGAATATTAACTACAGATTAATTGTCTTCTGAACGTAATTATTATTTGGTTCCTTTCACATGCTTTATGAGGAATTCCTTGAGTTTCTATTTTTCTTAACCATTACTTGTATCCCCCTGCCCTACTCTGGTTTTCTATATTGCTTTGCGGAAAAATAAGCAGAGGGATAAATCACTTATAGTTGTTTGCCATTTTCGTCTTCCTAGTAAATTTACTGCAGAGTATGTGGCTGTATTCTCATTGTTATACTGTATGTCTCTGTGCTTGTGTATTTGCAGCTGTGACACTTGCATGAGTTATCCTGATTCAATCatgtacatttttttttattgaggaTGGCAATGCTacaataattaaatacaaatcttaCATTACAGTTTGATTTGTTATTCTTTATGTGTCACTGCCATGTGGTTTCCTTtcccattttcttttcctttttcactTTGGGTACAATCTCTACACTGATGATATCTATATTATGGGAAATCCCTGCAGCTTGGATATCTGGTTTTGTGCAAACATTGCTTTACGCCGACTTCTTCTATTATTACTTCGAGAGGTACTTGTACATTCAAGTAATTTTCATGTGTTAGCCATCACTATTAAGTATTCACTCCAGTTTTTATTTTCAACTCTGCTGCAGCTGGAAAAACAACAAGAAGCTCCAGTTACCAGCTTGAAAGGCTCAAGGACAAACCCTCTGTGCTTGAGGACTTCTTAATTTGTCAACAACAACAACTTAATTTTTAGTTCTTTTCTTTATTCAACTTATTTTAGATATTTGTATTGTACTCAGGTTTCTTGGAGAAAGTAATTGTTTTCAGATGCCATGAAAGTGAACGCTTCTTCTTGCTGAATATTTTTGTGAAGAAGAATATTAACATCAGTCCATTAGTTCACTTTTAATGACAGTTGCATTGATATTTGCCTGTTGCATGGAAACCCTATCACGAGTGATTGGAAGATAGATATTTGAGTTGGGCATGTAATGCAAGGCAACAACATGTATCGATTATGATCGCTGGCTAATGCACATATTTCATTTTATCCGCAGATGAAAAGGAAATCAAGTTGCATATACAATTCCTGAAACATTTCAAGTTTCTAACTATCAATGCAGGCTGAACAAATGATCAATTTCATCTCCATCTTCCATCTCAAGCTGTACCCCAAAACAAAGTATTAGAAAAAACAGAggaacaaaaataataaatttgatttaaccagttaaaatttattacataaactattattttaaattgttgtgTTGTATGTATTTTAAGGGATACAGTTACTAGCAGACCAGGATTGGCATTCTGCAATCCACATCTGCAAAAGATGGGCAAAAAACGATTGTTGTTCATGAGGCAACTGTAAATAAACAAAATATACCATACAAAAAACAGTGATTAGTTTGTCCAGTGGGTTATATTGGTAATGACCTCTACAGATAAATGTCAAACAATGTCTCATTATTATCT
It contains:
- the LOC110650826 gene encoding protein XRI1 isoform X2, which translates into the protein MDYNNNSGNGGHWDWQGEEYCLQKDSSYDESQCLWNEVTLNEEDLSYMLDETTPIKACGDLAYHVNHSDNMHKEPDEHKETSSQLKRRRMLQFDTQAVDSHFCNEEMSSMFLSNEREDSLDEVLPQASEWAQGFSDVSASCYEVLDQSSEGWLAECLNDTEIQNFAGASDVQIDISEFCNDALSNEANALQKHVPRTPRNVVFKGKKSFIRTPTKLASSVVYPFAFIKPCGFDGDVTLKDINQRIRTPPSKSKQNDEDPACYPTSAFSGKPVVGKTKIRTEGGKGSITIMRTKG
- the LOC110650826 gene encoding protein XRI1 isoform X1, translating into MDYNNNSGNGGHWDWQGEEYCLQKDSSYADESQCLWNEVTLNEEDLSYMLDETTPIKACGDLAYHVNHSDNMHKEPDEHKETSSQLKRRRMLQFDTQAVDSHFCNEEMSSMFLSNEREDSLDEVLPQASEWAQGFSDVSASCYEVLDQSSEGWLAECLNDTEIQNFAGASDVQIDISEFCNDALSNEANALQKHVPRTPRNVVFKGKKSFIRTPTKLASSVVYPFAFIKPCGFDGDVTLKDINQRIRTPPSKSKQNDEDPACYPTSAFSGKPVVGKTKIRTEGGKGSITIMRTKG
- the LOC110650829 gene encoding ER lumen protein-retaining receptor isoform X2, whose amino-acid sequence is MNIFRLAGDMTHLASVLVLLLKIHTIKSCAGISLKTQELYAIVFATRYLDIFTDFISLYNTTMKLIFLGSSFSIVWYMRNHKIVNRSYDKAQDTFRHYFLILPCLLLALVVNEKFTFKEVMWTFSIYLEAVAILPQLVLLQRTRNIDNLTGQYVFLLGLDIWFCANIALRRLLLLLLRELEKQQEAPVTSLKGSRTNPLCLRTS
- the LOC110650829 gene encoding ER lumen protein-retaining receptor isoform X1, with protein sequence MNIFRLAGDMTHLASVLVLLLKIHTIKSCAGISLKTQELYAIVFATRYLDIFTDFISLYNTTMKLIFLGSSFSIVWYMRNHKIVNRSYDKAQDTFRHYFLILPCLLLALVVNEKFTFKEVMWTFSIYLEAVAILPQLVLLQRTRNIDNLTGQYVFLLGAYRALYILNWIYRYFTETHYTHWITWISGFVQTLLYADFFYYYFESWKNNKKLQLPA